The Acanthopagrus latus isolate v.2019 chromosome 20, fAcaLat1.1, whole genome shotgun sequence genomic sequence GTTATGAGGTTATTTTTCACCATCTGTTGGCGACTTGtcttaaaacaagtaaaaagtaAGTAAAGAGGACAGTGTCTTACTGAATAGTTCAAACTGTGTCTCGAGAGAAATTGTTGATTTGTGATAAGTACAGCGCAGCTCTCAAGGGAGATGAGAAGTAGGCAAGAACACTCACTCGCTAGCTACTTCCACCATCCGCTCCgcaacaaaaatatgttttaaattcaaaatgttgctgATCAAGACATCTTAACAAcgaaaaaaatataattaatcattttaacatCTATGTCGGGCCTCTCCGAGGTTGCCTCTGGGCTAAATGTCACATAATTTGTGCAATGTCCAGAGAGGCACATTAAGTCAGCACATTTTCAGAATGTGAAGATTACAGTATTTGATGAAGACAAACATGACACTATGAGCCTACTATGACACTACTGAGCTTTTCCAATAATCAGGTGTAAATTCCTGTCTGTGCTATTTATGTTTTCTgccagatgaaaaaaagaactcaTGCAGCCTTACTGTATGTGCAGGCAGTGCTTCTATgctctcttttcattcacagAATAAAGTTATTTATGTGCATCTCTGAAATGTTCCTTAACACATGACCCTCTTTAAACCACTTAAAGCCAGCTAATGGTAAAGAGTCCATCTGCTGAATGGTCAGCAGGGAAATCTAACAGTTGGGGCAACTACCTACGGGTGTAATTGGCCATTACAACCCGAAAGCAGCTTCCAAAGCCAATCACAGGAAACTAATACCATTTACCCACTGACACAAACACCTTCCATTTCAAGCCGTTTGCTGCCTTTATGTCCATTTTCTCTCACTGATGATTACTGACTGCTTGCAGAAGCCACTATGGGGAAGCTTATAACGCCAGACTATACAAAAGAGCCTCATATAGAGAGAAACTTACCCACACAGTCTCCAGTCTGCCACTCAAGACACTGGCCATAAGGGAAAGAGATGACATACGCAGTGGAGTCGACACAACGCTGCGCGCTGCCACACCACATACATTCCATGGCCTGGCTGGTGCAGTTGGTGCAGGTGGTGTGCAGCGAGCAAGGCTTCTTACAGGATGGACGGGAACTCTGATTGGGGTTTCCTGGACAGGAAGGAAAGCACAATGAGTCAAATCTGACCGTAACTCCTGTgtcatgtcaacatttttccaaacagaTGCAGCATATAAAAatccatgtgtgtgtctctcacctGTAGCTTTTTCACAGATGAGGCCGTGGGCAGTGGCAGTGCATGGATTGGCCCTCAGACCGGACACCTGAGGCTCCTCCAGGTAGGCACAGAAACCAGAGTCACTGGGCTCCCCAGGCAGCCAGCGCAGGCTGCTGTTGGTGAAGGGGGACATGTCCTCCCAGCCCCAGTATGACACGTTGATTTTTCTCAGGCCCACCCAGGGAGACAACCTCTGTGGAGAAATGGCAAAGGGCTTTATGAGGCCACTAGGTATTCAAATGTCAGATAAAACTGTGCCCCCCATTTCTGCTCCAACATGCTATTTAAGAAATTAATGGCTACTGCATTTACACCTGGGGAGGCAAGAATGCTATTAAAAGTCTACTGAGCATAATTTCACAGATATGATTACTTATTTGCCTTGAGGATTCAACTTTTAATGTAATGCGGAAAATGATGGGAAATGGCACGTCAAGGTTGTGTTTGGAACAAACAGGCAAGCTTCAACCCGGCAGACAGACAACAAATGATATCCtaacaaacacagcaggcatGACCAAGCTAAAATCATCAGTAGGTTCCACAATTTTGGGAAATGTAGCTGTGGCGAGatgacagactgtgtgttttgcccaAAAGCGTATTTAATCATCTCCATTAAAGATGAAGAGGTTTGAAATATGACGCTGTTAGGAGTAGGAACAAATCAGAAGTTACGAGTTACATTTTATGAGCTGGCCAGAAGAATATGGAGACTGGTAGCGACGAAAATTTGAAGGCCGGTCAAATGCAGCAGGCAGACACAttttgagacagagagagacagccaGCATGTGGCCCTGTTTtgttatataaaaaagaaactgtgataGAGGAAAGGGCGGAGGATAATACAgttcaaaaaagacaaaacaaaaagtaaggGAAGTGTGATTATCACTGTATCTGCAGATGCTAGAGCCTGGGCGTCGGCGCTTACTTGAAACTGCGTCATAGTCGTAAACAAACCGTACAGTTTGTAGCACAGCCGAGCGGAAAACAAATTGATGAAAAATGGTTGAAAGACGCAAATTTCACAAGCTAAAAGCAGGGACGCAATCAGACAGAAATCAGAGCAGCACACAAGTACAAAACGGATCAGGAGGAAATCATCTCAGAATGCATAACTCATCAGTTACTGACAGGTTCGACGAACAGATAATAACTCTCTTCTCGGCTCTCTTCTGTCAGATACACCAGCTTCTGATTATACCTTTATATATTTGATATACAGTATTCAAGGCAAGCATGTTGTCCACAACAATGTACGGTCTGTTTTTCACGCTTCACTGCAATTCTAGCAGCTTTGATTCAATTATTTACTGAACTACATTTACCTTGTCTTGTTCTTGCAGCTTCTTTAGCTCCTCGAGCACAAAGTCCACTTGTTTGGAGGTGGTGAGCGAGGCGATGTTTCCGTTGAGGTTCTTGCAGTAGTGTTGGGCATTGTCGTAACTCTCGCGGCTAGAGTTGATCCTCAGGCAGGCCTCGCCCACCTGGTTCCAACCCTCGCTGCACTGCTGGGCTGCATATGGTGAGATGTGAACTTGTCAGcaaacagttgcttatttacacacCCAGCAGTTTCAGAGAaggattgtttttcatttggagCCATGTTAATGGCCACCTGGCGGATATAAACCGAAAATGCACTTTTTgctttttggtctccaccaactcttgagggaaatatctggctgtttagctgctaaatgcacCACTATGGTCACCAGTTAGTCTCTAACTGTATCTGTCTGCTGTTCAGTGCTGAGAGGGAACTACATGGTGAGTTTTTTAGAGCTTTATTGCTGGCAACAGATGTCTGCTggagccttaaaaaaaaaatgtttcacccTTTTCCAGCAAATTAGCTTTGGTTCTTGGACCAATTCCATTCAGGATCGTTCCTTGGTGCTATCTAGCAAACAAGTCCACCTTTTATACTAGTGGAGCGGAACCACTGCAATGAAGTATGTGTCATCAATGGAGGGTTCACAGAGAAAGTAAACAGAAGAAGCAATATTGCAGATTGCACCGATAATCTGCTCGCTTTTGTTGTGCAAttacagacatttgtttttaatgaaagaaaaagttcTCCCTGGACTTTGTCGTTGTTGCCTACTCCATCCTCTCTTTCCAACTTGTAGAATATCACACACCTAAGGATATTAATGGTTATTCATTATCTCTTAATCAGTTCAAATTAGGTACACCTCCAGACCAGAGCCTGTTCCATGTCTCTCTAAAGCTGCGTAAACCTGATggggagctgcagattcaggtgaTAACTCTTTGTACTACAAGCAACTCCCGtcacactgttttcacattgtcaTACAAATATTTATTACAACCACTTTAAATCAGAACATTAATTAAATACTGCTCAACAAGGGGTGCCCTACTCAAAGAAAATAAGACCACATGTTGAGAATACAGCCATTAAAGCAGATTGAATGGAGCCCGCTTTCTTCTGAACCACAGGGGCCTCAAGATTTGGAACTTGGcatgtatgtgttgtgtgtgtggatgtcacAGATTTAGCAGGGGTGTTTTCAGCACTTATTTGCCTTGGAGAGTCTGGACTCCAAATTGCTTGTTAATAACTGCATCtgataaagaagaaaatacagtgGGGGTTCGTtcagatgtatgtgtgtgagtgtatgttgACGCTGGTGTATGAATCACACAGAGATTCCTTTTCaggcatcacaaacacacagacccaTGTGATTTGTGACTCCCACCACGGCACCGAGTCTTCAGGCGAGAAGACTTCACATAGTGAAAATTATGGATAAAATGACAGCAGCAATTCTTCAGATTCAGCCCCCATCACCATGCAGGTACGGGCGGGTAGAGGGTGAGAGGAAAACTAAATATACTGCCAGACCTGATAAACAACATCAGGATGACATGTTGAGAGTACATCTCTGCAAATCTGATGCCGTGTCTAAATCTGATGCGTAGTACCATATTCAACCTACAAatccttgatttaaaaaaaataataaaataaatcaatgaatacCTTGTTTTATATTCCCTTCGCGTCTGAATGTCAGTGGACTTGCTTATAACGGTGACCACAAGATTGTCGCTTGACATAAGtgggtgttttatttcatgagGTGTTCACTCTCATGATTGCTCAAGACCCTTCTGTGCTACATACAGgagacaaaatatatatttatctctttttttgtctcctaATCTCCAAATCCTTGACTGCAAGATACTGATAATCTGCCTCTCGTGCACATGTCAGGACTGAAGCtttcaaacaaaaaaggtgtgtgttcatgtttatgGAAATCTCACCGGGCAAAGCGTGGCACTCTGACTGATTCTGGTCCCACTGACAGTTGAGATTCAGCGAGCAGCTCTTGCAGTTGGCGAGCTTGCTGCACACCTGCTCGTTCCGCACCGGGCACTCTGTGAAGTTCTTCACGTTCTACCCAAAGAGAGGAGACAATAGAAAAGACGGGAGGGTGGTTAATACAAGCATTATATTTCAGGCGAAACAGGGAGTGTAGAAttgtgaggaaaaaacatgCAAGTAAATATATAGTCCTGTTCGACAATGATGATTAAACTAGATTAGGTTACACACCCTCTAaactgagacacaaaaatcaaccTTTAAATCCTGAATTATCTCTTGATTTCACCATTAATTATGACCCAATATcccaaaagagaaaacatttacataagtGTACTACGTGCGTTTGTGAGCAAGTTGAAAGCAAGAACAGAAGTGCTCTGACGCCCCCTGTTGGAGCACTTACAGAGGTACAGTTGCTGGAAGCAGAGATGCACTTCTTGTCGTCACACCACTGGCACCCATTAGTGTTGGCAGTACAGCTGGCACAGTCTGAGAACCGGTAGCACCTCTCATCCACTGTGactaaagagagacagagaggaaaaaacagatatACAGGAGAGGATATGGTTACGAGAAGTACTAATTTATAAGAAGATGAAACACCAGTCACTCAAAGGAGTAATCAATCCAAAATTAAAGCCATCAAAAGtacaaaagaaaaggtttggATGTTTTCCTCACCAGCTTTAGTGGGGCAGAACGGGGCAGGAAGGAGGCTTCCGTTAGCCATGCTGGGTTCCCAGGGGAGACAGCGGCCCCTGCTCCAGATGCAGCGCACCCCTGGGCCAGCCTTAACGCAGCCCTCCTCTGCCAAAAAGGCCTGGCAGCTGGGGGGCCGGTAAACAAGCACATCGTTGAGCAACACACCGGAGAACCCCCCAAACACGTACATAGACCTGGTGGAGACAAATGTAAGAGTGTTTACAGTAAAggacaaaataaagagaaaaacattcacaactTAATAAAATTCTTCAGAATGGGACAAAAATAACCCAGCAAAAagtaaaacacctggtttgtTAAGCAGCcacaagaaaaatgtttgatcCCATCATCAGTGTTCTGGTCATCATTAATGTTCAACAAATGATATCACTCGTAGTCACATCTTCAAGATCAGCAACACAAAAGtatttgtttgttgaaaaaCTAAAAGATGATTATGAAATGACTGGGGTTTCAGCATCTGTCCAGTGTGTTTTAGTCCATCAGAGGAAGAGACTCACCCATTGCTGACCACAGCAGAGTGACCAAAGCGGTTGACGTCCCGATGCAGGTCTGGTTTCGGCAGGAGGCTCCACTCATCACAAGCTGAGGCATGGAAaacccacacatgcacaaaaacacttcagcCAGACACATCTCACAACATAAACAATCTTGACTTTGACTAACAGAATTAGTACCAGTTATAAGATATCTTCTCAAGCTAAATATGGGATGACATTTACCAAACATTGCTCAAGTTGCTACTAAAAACCACAGTGGCATGATGTCAAGAATAATCACAGTCCTACCGATGTCATAAGCGAGGAAGTCAGCGGAGAAGCACTTGGCCCCGTTACTGAGTGACGTGTCGTTGTGCGTGTTGCCACCAAAGACGAGCAGCGTGCCGCTGAGGAGCGCAGCCGAGTGCAGGTACCGAGGAAAGCCGCTCTCTCTCAGAATAAACCTGGAACATGTGCGTGACAAGGGCAAGTATGACAAGATGGCATataacacatacaaacatgaaTAAGAGAAGGCAGCATATGTAAGGTGCATGTGTATATTTGTTGACTTACCATGTCCGGGTGTTAACTTCATAGCGGTAGAGGTCATCAACAAGGCCGTATTTGTTGGCAGGCAGCGCCTTGTAGCCACCATGAACGTACACACTTCCACTGGCGGAGTCATACGTGCTGCTGTGGCCGTATCCTCCCTGAGGAACGGCGCCTTTGGTCTCAGGCACCAACCATGTGTTGGACCCTGACAatagacacacagaggaagcatTTAATACAGATGTAAAACTGTCCTTCAGATCCCTTAAACTAACAAAATCAGGATACATACAGGTATCATTTAGATGTGATGCTTCAAAGACCTTTTTGATagattttaatcaaatttagGATAACTCCTCTTTTTATATTCAGGCAATCCAGGTAAGTGTAAGACAGTGGTGGGTTTTATGTTAGAATACAGTCATTAGAGTGAGTAAGGTTAATTGTAAATTTTAGGCAGAAAATCTTGACTcagtttgacaaaaagaaattgGAAGCTGGAAAATGTTCTCTCAAATGTTTGTGCCAATTAAGACCTCACAGACTCATATTTAAGATTATTAAATGATCAAGACTAGTCCATTATTCACCACTTTTATGATTATCGGCATCAGGAGTTTAATAACTAaacttattaaaataaatgttgtgggGTGGAAGtgtaaaagcagtaaaaaatgtaatttcacaagtacctcaaaattgtattaAAGGACAGTGCTTGATTATAATGTTTAATGCAAAGGTGTGTCAGTACTAAATATTGGTTATCATCAGTCTCCTTGATTGTTAATAGTCTGTATCAGTATCAGTGATGGTGGATCTCTAGTCTTCATTTTGATAAAACTGAACAGAAGACGtgttaagacattttaaaggacCTACACACACCCTGACAAATGTTTGGAATCTAATGATagcaacattttcatcacttgGACACAGGCTGCCACATGACAATCTTGATATTCTTtggcagaaatgaaaaacagactggCAGCTTAGTTGGCAGCCATGGTTTTGTTGTGTTCACTTGCTAGGgaataattgcatttttttctaattgtgAAATCCCActaacaacagaaaaacagggCACaacgtttcttcttcttgtaaccacaaaatcaaatgtgaaattttctattttttagtAATCTGATAAGCCTCGGTTTGAGTTTGTAGCTTTGAAGGGAGCTCATTTtgattcagacatttttcaaaaactaGTTGTGACAACCTATTCCCTCTCATTAGAATTCAATATGCATTTTACCGCCAattaataaacactgaaaatcagCATCTCACCAAAGCCTAAACAAAAAGGCTCCAATCTAAAATGTCACGATGTGGGCTCTCAAAGCTATGACTCACTCAAGTTGTACTCCTGAACATTGCTGATGTAGCTGTAGATGGGAGAGTAGCCAAAGATGACCAGCATGATGGCCTCGCCCCCAGCTAGCAGGACGCAGTGGGCCGAGTGACCCTCCACCGCGTAAATCTGAGCCTGGGCTGGCGGGCCCATCGTGGGGTTTCGCTTCTGCCACGTCCGACTGGGCATGTTGAACACCCACAGCTCGTCTGTCACGTTCCCCCAGCCGGCCTCCAGTTTGCCACCGAACATATAGATGTCATCCTGAAAAGAAGAGGGGGGATTTTGCTTTACTGGTTTAAACAAGTGCGTGGAAAAAGCTGATGCAGGCTGTAATAAAATTGAGAGAAAAGGCTCAGCGGTGTCAAAACATCATgacataaaatgtgacatttcaaacaaacctgtaattaaaatgtctttatctACTTACTGTTCAGTTTATAGAGCTTTACTCTCTGTTATCAGTTAAATCATAATATTAGTAGTGATCATGGATACATGGACCTTAGACAGAATAAACatctctcagctgtgtgtttgaaaataTAATATTACAACATGTAGATCTTTTAAAGATGACATTTGCTAATACTGAAAATAAGCTCCTTCCCTTTCAAAGTGCCAGTTGAGGCTTTCGTTGTTGTGATAATATTCTAAAGCCTTTTCACACAGACTAATCTCCCTTTACTCTTGCGAACAGTTCTCTAAATATTCTCCGTACCCAGAGAGGTCGAAACATATCTATGTGTGTTTACCTGGTAGGCGGCAAGCGAGTGGCCGTATCTTGGCACAGGGCCGCTGTTGATGGGAACTGTGTTCCAGATGCCACTCTCCAGGTTGTAGCTGCAGAGCAAAGGCAACACAATGTTGAGCTTCTGAGTTTGAAAATGGGTAAACAAGGCACACAAAACAGTTTCCTTCATGCCAAAGATATCGTTTTAGTCTTCCAGCTACAAATGCTACTTTTGTTTAGCTGCATAttacaaacacagtgaaatgagTGTTCGCAGGACACCTGGTCGTGTCATCACACATTGGCTGTTTATTCAAACTACTATTGGAGCCCGGCATCAATTTTCCCACTGATTTCCACCTGacgaagaacaaacacagagcagatggagagagCCAGTCCAGGTAATGAAGACAAAACTGTCAGTTAACCCAGAGCCAGGATATGACTCAGCAGAGAAGTCACTTCTGAGTTTTATCTGCAGAGAACACTAGATGCTAAGACTGTCTTTTTTATCCAAGTGAGTGCACCTACACATTAACATAGCAAACCGCTGAAACCTTAACTCCTACACTTTTCACAAAGTCAAACAGGTAGCTCTAACACTGGGGAGCATTTGCTTGCATTACAACTTATATTTAGGGTAGCCACATGCTTTTCTACATTTCCTCTTTTAGTAGTTTTTGCTTTCAAGCATTCAAAGTAATGGTCAGGACTTAGGACTTGGTCACACCAAAGATAGTTCACCCCTCCATTAATAAGAAAACTCCTTCCTCAGACTACAAAACCCGTTACAAACTACAGCGCTGCAGTTTTTCTGAGAGTGGCGACCGGGCACAACCAAAACGTGACAGGtgttctatttttttatgtctgaTTTTCTACCTCGACACAGTTCATGTTAGTTTAAGCACTGAGTGTGTTTTACCCTGTCACGCTGAGTTCCACATGAGTGTGTGCTGCCTGAAAGTAACAAGCAGCCTTTGTGTCATGTTAATAACAAACCCCAGCGCTTAACAGGATAGACAGCCCCAACACAGAGAGTAGGTACATCATTTATTATCACAGTTTACTTACTGCATACATTATCACTGAAAGAATTTGAAAGCACACTGTCAATTAAGCCCACTTTTACAACCTGGACGTCATATCAAAATGTTCCTGGATTTTCATAAGGGGTTTTCGTGATGAACTGGTGAGGCATTAAACTTGTCTTGgttcagtaaaagagaaaacttgaattcagatgATGCATGGttgctttttctgtttagtCACTAAAACAggtgtaaaaatacatttgttttaggcatttagtgattttattttgtttagtttcagACTAAGTAGTGAACTTTTACATTTCCaagctgaaactacaggggcTATCAAACTATCGTCTCCTGTGGTATGAAGTGGTATTATTAGGATAAGAGACCGGCACtggctagctgtttagcatgctaacttcagtaacaCAGTACAGAGATGTCTTTGAAgtaatgtcaacactgttgtttcttcacaatCGGTTGATAATGTTAATGCTGATGAAGACACAATGTGCTCCGACTTACTTGAGGATCATCTGGAAGGAGCTGTAGTTGAAGGTGTATCCTCCCACCACCCACATGACCTTCTCCTGCACCACGGTCTTATGGGACGCTCTAGCGAGTGACGTGCCGAAGGGCTTGACGCTCGGTAGGACCCAGAAGGACTCGGTTGAAGGTACGGTCAGAGAGCAGTCTGGGCCTACATAACAGGATGAGGAAGAACTTTAATCTGAGGGCtcatgttgaaaataaacaagattaGTAAAAGTCTCGTCATAGCcgcactatttttaaaacaaaaaattccATTTTTCTGATGCTGCGCCTCTTTTAGGATGGAATTTTTCAACACCTACTCAGTGAAACTCGGAGGAGTGCAGATGCAGCCCTCGAAACTAAACACAAGCATGACTTATTAAATGAACACGACAGGCAGGGAGGTGCGAACACGTTACACTGTGAGGGGCCGTGCTGAAAAAGCGCATGCCTCCGCTAATGATTCTGTCAAGTTTCATCACGTGAAAGCCTTCGCTTCCCTCCAGCTGGAGGGACATAATAACGCAGTGTCACGGGGCTTATCGCCGTGTTACTGATCAGCATtatgacaacacaacacagctgttcaCACTTGTCTGCTAACACGTCCTTCATTACATCTTCCTGCATAATCACCACAGCAGACATGGGAGGGGCGGCAGCATTTTACAACCTGTGATCACAAAAGTGTTACACATGATACATCGTTCAGTGTTTTCAATGTGGTGAATCAAAAAAGCACTTTTTCAAAGATCTTAATGCTGTATTTCTACTTAGTTTGGATACTTTAAAACCAGACATGGCAGGCAAAAAACATCGTTTTTCCTTCCACATTTAAGTCTTTGTTTTAGatcagatttctgttctggacaTTCATTTAATTAGATAAATCCTTATCTTAATGCAGGTAATCAACTAGAGACGTTCACTGCCTGATTAATATCAAATTTTgttccaaaaaacaaattaatatttttatggTTGTATTCTCTGATTTATTAAGTTATAAAAGAGATACACATGATTATCTCAGTAAAAACCTTTGCCTCTGCtttgtaaacaaaatgaaacaagaatttCAAACACAGCTCTGCCCAATGTTCAAATTTGTATTCTGCAAATGCATGCAAATTGGTGTATACTTTATTAAATTATGCGTCATTtgcatgtaaaaaataattttctaaaGTAACTAATGAACTGAGGAAATTTAATGGtgatatatattatttaaactCTTTACCTAATTCACTTGAGGTGTCCTGCCTGAAACCACTCAGGGGTTGCTTCATTAAAACATAACAGTAGTGTGACATCCTCCTTATTTCTCAGTTTGAACATTCCtttcctcgtctcctctccttgtctcttAGTCCCAACTCAGATTTAAACAaagggggtgaggaggagacacGAGAGACTTCTCAAGGCAACAGGCATTCAAAATGAGACGTCTGTGCTTCAGAGCTGTATTCTATAATGACGTCAGCTCAGCAACTTCTACAAAAGATACACCTGTGCATCCTTGCTCATAGCTCCTCCACCAAGCCTCTTCAAGAAGCATTTTAGGTATCGAGTCATCCTTGAATATGATGCCCTGAGATTGATTTCTGGGTCCTGCCAGGAGGACGGGGAAGTGAGGAGACAAGGAGGCATGAAAAGGAGTACTGAGAAGAGCCTGTTGTCTtcagaacaaagaacaaagaacaaagactGTAACTTTCAGGACAGTTGATTGACATCTGACTGAGCTGCCGAACCAAAATGTCACCATTTGATCGGCCTGGAaaagagactcaacaatcacCTATCTGTTACctggaagttacattttgttgctttagaACCCCCCACTGCTGTTGAACATCAATATACCTGAATGACAGAAATTTTCGCGAGCCAGTGTGTTCAAGTTTTATACACATTACGTTCAATCatgttcacaggtcttgggaGATATCTGAAGGTTTCTATACACCTGTTGGGTGTTTATGGAGCTTACTCTTACCTTGCCAGCTCTCGTTGCAGACACACAGCTTCTCCCCGGTGAGGTCGCAGTAACCGTGGTCGGGGCTGCCACAGTTGTTCCTGCAGTAAGGGATGTCGCAGGCCTCGCCTTTCCAatacttgtcacattcacagtACACTCTGCTGGCGGCCGAGTTGCCAGGCGTGCACTTTCCATGGCCAGAGCAGTTATTGGGACAAGAGTTGATCCTGGacagaaaagtgttttcatttagcCGACACTGTATGCGAGATTTAGGATTTCAGCTAGAGAGTGAGGAAGATTAATGAGGATCATCTAGCGTCTGGCAAAGATGAGCAGGGTAAAATAATTGGTAATAGATGAAAAACTATTGAGCAGGTCATTAAAAGTGACTGTTTCAATGGGTTTTAGTCCAACAGAAAAGCTACGCTGATCAACAGCTTggagaaataaatgaacatggcaacactaaaaatatatatatttttttaatgtcataagTATAGAGCCTGGCCACTTACGAGTAAAATATCTCAAATCCCGTCAGGTTATAGGCAGCATCGCTGAAAAAGTGTAGTAGTGCGTAGCCTGAAGTCGTCTCAACCTCAGGAACCGTCTCATTTCCACGAATCTCTGGAACAATGAGACCACTgtagagaaaagcagaaaatcaatTGGCATCACTTGTTAGTCACAAGTTATAATAACAAACTCACAACTGTCAACTcaatgataaagaaaagacagatgcTACATTCAATAGATGGTCAATTAAACAAAAAGCTTGACTAATAATCACCTTTGCTGTACAAAGTGCCCCGTTTAAGTAACACATTCCTTGTCTctttaagaaaaacatcacacttaaaaatgcaagtataaatatacagtacagaACTTCAGAGCATCTCACCTGAAAACAGCCACCAGAGGAGCATATATCGAGTCTCCATCATAGATGTACATGTGGTCCCAACTACATTCTGTGGCAAAGTGGTTAAATCTTAGCCGAAGAACAGCATTTGGACTGCGGAGGacacaaatgaaacattgtTTAGGTTCCACGGATAAACATTTGAACTAAGTAAACAGTTGGTTTCCAGGTCACTGCAAGATTCAGACATGCAGGCATCAATTCCTGCGAGCAGTCAGGCGCAGCACTGAAATTATAGTTCaagtgaacaaacaacaaatgtgctCATACACATATTTTAGgaaatactgtatttttgtacattcaCAGCTTCTATTGATGTTTTTCGAATACAGATCTGAATGTATGTCGGCATGTTTTATCATCACCTCTGACAAAATcagcaaaatga encodes the following:
- the atrnl1b gene encoding attractin-like protein 1 isoform X4 — encoded protein: MDPGGECTTKLFLFGPRLATHSHLRGINRYLLVYVLFYFVLFTHASPAKPCDKSCLSGKCINGSCICDRGWVGDQCQHCQGRFKLTEPSGYLTDGPINYKYKTKCTWLIEGYPNAVLRLRFNHFATECSWDHMYIYDGDSIYAPLVAVFSGLIVPEIRGNETVPEVETTSGYALLHFFSDAAYNLTGFEIFYSINSCPNNCSGHGKCTPGNSAASRVYCECDKYWKGEACDIPYCRNNCGSPDHGYCDLTGEKLCVCNESWQGPDCSLTVPSTESFWVLPSVKPFGTSLARASHKTVVQEKVMWVVGGYTFNYSSFQMILNYNLESGIWNTVPINSGPVPRYGHSLAAYQDDIYMFGGKLEAGWGNVTDELWVFNMPSRTWQKRNPTMGPPAQAQIYAVEGHSAHCVLLAGGEAIMLVIFGYSPIYSYISNVQEYNLRSNTWLVPETKGAVPQGGYGHSSTYDSASGSVYVHGGYKALPANKYGLVDDLYRYEVNTRTWFILRESGFPRYLHSAALLSGTLLVFGGNTHNDTSLSNGAKCFSADFLAYDIACDEWSLLPKPDLHRDVNRFGHSAVVSNGSMYVFGGFSGVLLNDVLVYRPPSCQAFLAEEGCVKAGPGVRCIWSRGRCLPWEPSMANGSLLPAPFCPTKAVTVDERCYRFSDCASCTANTNGCQWCDDKKCISASSNCTSNVKNFTECPVRNEQVCSKLANCKSCSLNLNCQWDQNQSECHALPAQQCSEGWNQVGEACLRINSSRESYDNAQHYCKNLNGNIASLTTSKQVDFVLEELKKLQEQDKRLSPWVGLRKINVSYWGWEDMSPFTNSSLRWLPGEPSDSGFCAYLEEPQVSGLRANPCTATAHGLICEKATGNPNQSSRPSCKKPCSLHTTCTNCTSQAMECMWCGSAQRCVDSTAYVISFPYGQCLEWQTGDCVAQNCSGLRTCSQCLEQPECGWCGDPSSTGKGLCMEGSYRGPMKRPAKQGQQSQQSQDMSLEPGSCPKDKGYEWAFIHCPACQCNGHSTCVNGSVCEQCRNLTTGPHCQTCMPGYHGDPTNGGKCQACKCNGHASVCQVLTGKCFCTTKGIKGDQCQLCDSENRYLGNPLRGTCYYNLLIDYQFTFSLIQEDDNHYTAINFMASPEQANKNLDMSINASNNFNLNITWSVGSTAGTISGEELPIMSKTNIKEYRDSFSCERFTFRSNPNITFYVYVSNFSWPIKIQIAFSQHNSIMDLVQFFVTFFR
- the atrnl1b gene encoding attractin-like protein 1 isoform X3, translated to MDPGGECTTKLFLFGPRLATHSHLRGINRYLLVYVLFYFVLFTHASPAKPCDKSCLSGKCINGSCICDRGWVGDQCQHCQGRFKLTEPSGYLTDGPINYKYKTKCTWLIEGYPNAVLRLRFNHFATECSWDHMYIYDGDSIYAPLVAVFSGLIVPEIRGNETVPEVETTSGYALLHFFSDAAYNLTGFEIFYSINSCPNNCSGHGKCTPGNSAASRVYCECDKYWKGEACDIPYCRNNCGSPDHGYCDLTGEKLCVCNESWQGPDCSLTVPSTESFWVLPSVKPFGTSLARASHKTVVQEKVMWVVGGYTFNYSSFQMILNYNLESGIWNTVPINSGPVPRYGHSLAAYQDDIYMFGGKLEAGWGNVTDELWVFNMPSRTWQKRNPTMGPPAQAQIYAVEGHSAHCVLLAGGEAIMLVIFGYSPIYSYISNVQEYNLRSNTWLVPETKGAVPQGGYGHSSTYDSASGSVYVHGGYKALPANKYGLVDDLYRYEVNTRTWFILRESGFPRYLHSAALLSGTLLVFGGNTHNDTSLSNGAKCFSADFLAYDIACDEWSLLPKPDLHRDVNRFGHSAVVSNGSMYVFGGFSGVLLNDVLVYRPPSCQAFLAEEGCVKAGPGVRCIWSRGRCLPWEPSMANGSLLPAPFCPTKAVTVDERCYRFSDCASCTANTNGCQWCDDKKCISASSNCTSNVKNFTECPVRNEQVCSKLANCKSCSLNLNCQWDQNQSECHALPAQQCSEGWNQVGEACLRINSSRESYDNAQHYCKNLNGNIASLTTSKQVDFVLEELKKLQEQDKRLSPWVGLRKINVSYWGWEDMSPFTNSSLRWLPGEPSDSGFCAYLEEPQVSGLRANPCTATAHGLICEKATGNPNQSSRPSCKKPCSLHTTCTNCTSQAMECMWCGSAQRCVDSTAYVISFPYGQCLEWQTGDCVAQNCSGLRTCSQCLEQPECGWCGDPSSTGKGLCMEGSYRGPMKRPAKQGQQSQQSQDMSLEPGSCPKDKGYEWAFIHCPACQCNGHSTCVNGSVCEQCRNLTTGPHCQTCMPGYHGDPTNGGKCQACKCNGHASVCQVLTGKCFCTTKGIKGDQCQLCDSENRYLGNPLRGTCYYNLLIDYQFTFSLIQEDDNHYTAINFMASPEQANKNLDMSINASNNFNLNITWSVGSTAGTISGEELPIMSKTNIKEYRDSFSCERFTFRSNPNITFYVYVSNFSWPIKIQIAFSQHNSIMDLVQFFVTFFSCFLSLLLVAAVVWKIKQTCWASRRREQLMRERQQMASRPFASVAVALDARGEQTELLQHVVDIETGEEVWH